From the genome of Kaistella daneshvariae, one region includes:
- a CDS encoding FeoA family protein: MGKIIGYENKDLIMPNKIIEMGLLPETVFKVLYQAPFKGPLYIEFGDEKSRIALREEEARFIIVESLT; the protein is encoded by the coding sequence ATGGGGAAAATTATTGGTTACGAAAATAAAGACCTGATCATGCCCAATAAAATCATAGAAATGGGTCTTTTGCCAGAGACCGTTTTCAAGGTTTTATATCAGGCGCCCTTCAAAGGACCGTTATATATTGAGTTCGGCGATGAGAAAAGCAGAATTGCGCTTCGCGAAGAAGAAGCACGCTTTATTATCGTGGAAAGTTTAACTTAA
- a CDS encoding GLPGLI family protein gives MKKIFALIAFTAFFAMNAQETANRFFYELTFKPKKDSAKVEKVMTILDITKDKSLYRDYTIVAQDSILKLQVEAMQKSGAFKDISKSITMPKFSEKIYKFYPDMKVQFVDRISSGFTPVNIGYSENLNFNWKIDSQKEKIGEYNAQKATADFGGRKWTAWFTTDIPFQDGPYKFHGLPGLIVKISDDANNYSWELKGNTKIPNYNEVTYVESVMPGGNGGKVQELSREKFTKTWNDYKKDPFATMRPLLTQQMLSMKMPGMDGTMGDYLKQQEKTSIEFYKANDNPIEIVAEKPKK, from the coding sequence ATGAAGAAAATTTTTGCACTTATAGCGTTTACAGCATTTTTTGCAATGAATGCGCAGGAAACTGCCAATCGATTTTTTTACGAATTAACCTTTAAGCCAAAAAAAGATTCGGCGAAGGTTGAAAAAGTGATGACGATTTTAGATATCACCAAAGACAAATCGCTTTACAGAGATTACACCATTGTTGCACAGGATTCCATCCTAAAACTTCAGGTAGAAGCGATGCAGAAATCGGGCGCCTTTAAAGATATTTCGAAAAGCATCACCATGCCGAAATTTTCCGAGAAGATTTACAAGTTTTATCCGGACATGAAAGTGCAGTTCGTAGACCGCATCAGCAGTGGTTTCACACCAGTGAATATCGGCTACAGTGAAAATTTAAATTTCAACTGGAAAATCGATTCGCAAAAGGAAAAAATTGGTGAATATAACGCCCAAAAAGCAACCGCCGATTTTGGTGGCAGAAAATGGACGGCCTGGTTTACGACGGACATTCCGTTTCAGGACGGCCCCTATAAATTTCATGGTCTTCCTGGCTTGATTGTAAAGATCAGTGATGACGCAAATAACTATTCGTGGGAGCTGAAAGGCAATACAAAAATCCCGAACTATAATGAAGTAACTTATGTAGAATCGGTAATGCCTGGTGGAAATGGGGGAAAAGTTCAGGAATTGTCTCGCGAAAAATTCACTAAAACGTGGAATGATTACAAGAAAGATCCTTTCGCTACAATGCGTCCGCTTCTTACACAGCAGATGTTATCGATGAAGATGCCGGGAATGGATGGTACAATGGGCGATTATCTGAAACAGCAGGAAAAAACAAGCATTGAATTTTACAAAGCCAACGACAATCCAATAGAAATCGTGGCGGAGAAACCAAAAAAATAG
- the lepA gene encoding translation elongation factor 4 has translation MKNIRNFCIIAHIDHGKSTLADRLLEYTNTVTQRELQSQTLDDMDLEKERGITIKSHAIQMDYELNGEKYILNLIDTPGHVDFSYEVSRSIAACEGALLIVDAAQSIQAQTISNLYLALENDLTIIPILNKIDLPSANPEEVTDEIMNLIGCEYEDVLRVSGKTGEGVHELLEQIVNRIPAPVGDPDAPLQALVFDSVYNPFRGIEAYFKVVNGSIKKGQRIKFMATGKMYEADEVGTLKLKQVPKKEITTGDVGYIISGIKDAREVKVGDTITTFENGAAAAIEGFEEVKPMVFAGIYPIEAEDFEELRFSLEKLRLNDASLVFEPESSAALGFGFRCGFLGMLHMEIVQERLDREFNMDVITTVPNVSYHGYTKRDPDKMILINNPSEMTDPMMMDRVEEPFIKASIITKSDFVGPVMTLCIEKRGEIVTQNYLTADRVEMVFNMPLAEVVFDFYDRLKSISKGYASFDYHPIGFRASKLVKMDILINGDMVDALSSLIHDSNAYYIGKRMCEKLRELIPRQQFDIAVQAALGAKVIARETIKALRKDVTAKCYGGDISRKRKLLEKQKEGKKKMKQIGRVEVPQSAFMAVLKLNE, from the coding sequence ATGAAAAACATACGAAACTTTTGCATCATTGCACATATTGACCACGGAAAGTCAACGCTTGCAGACCGCCTTTTGGAGTACACCAATACGGTGACTCAAAGAGAACTGCAGTCTCAAACGCTGGATGATATGGATCTGGAAAAAGAACGCGGAATTACCATAAAATCCCACGCTATCCAGATGGATTATGAACTGAATGGTGAAAAATATATCCTCAACCTTATCGATACACCGGGACACGTAGATTTTTCCTACGAAGTTTCCCGTTCCATCGCAGCTTGCGAAGGTGCGCTTCTTATTGTTGATGCAGCGCAAAGCATTCAGGCACAGACGATAAGCAACTTATATTTAGCTTTGGAAAATGACCTTACGATTATTCCAATCCTCAATAAAATCGATTTACCTTCCGCGAATCCGGAAGAAGTAACCGATGAAATCATGAACCTGATCGGCTGCGAATACGAAGACGTTTTGCGCGTTTCCGGAAAAACCGGTGAAGGTGTACATGAATTGTTAGAACAAATCGTGAACAGAATTCCGGCGCCAGTTGGTGATCCCGACGCTCCTTTGCAGGCTTTGGTTTTTGATTCCGTTTACAATCCTTTCCGTGGAATTGAAGCGTATTTTAAAGTAGTTAACGGCAGCATTAAAAAAGGTCAGCGCATCAAATTTATGGCGACCGGCAAAATGTACGAGGCCGATGAGGTGGGAACTTTAAAGCTGAAACAGGTTCCGAAAAAAGAAATTACCACCGGCGATGTAGGCTATATTATTTCCGGAATCAAAGATGCACGCGAAGTAAAAGTGGGCGACACCATCACCACATTTGAAAACGGTGCTGCAGCTGCCATCGAAGGTTTTGAGGAAGTAAAACCTATGGTTTTTGCCGGAATATACCCGATTGAAGCGGAAGATTTTGAAGAATTGCGATTTTCACTCGAAAAGTTAAGACTCAACGATGCCTCTTTAGTCTTCGAACCGGAAAGTTCCGCCGCACTTGGTTTCGGTTTCCGTTGCGGCTTCCTCGGCATGCTTCACATGGAAATTGTTCAGGAGAGACTCGACCGCGAATTCAATATGGACGTCATCACCACGGTTCCCAACGTTTCTTACCACGGCTACACCAAACGCGATCCGGACAAAATGATCCTCATCAACAATCCATCAGAAATGACGGACCCAATGATGATGGATCGCGTAGAGGAGCCTTTCATCAAAGCTTCCATCATCACAAAATCTGATTTTGTTGGACCTGTAATGACACTTTGTATCGAAAAAAGAGGTGAAATTGTTACCCAGAATTATCTCACAGCTGACCGCGTAGAAATGGTTTTCAACATGCCGCTTGCAGAAGTTGTTTTCGATTTTTATGACCGTTTGAAATCTATTTCCAAAGGTTATGCGAGTTTCGATTATCACCCAATTGGCTTCCGCGCTTCGAAACTGGTGAAAATGGATATTCTCATCAACGGCGACATGGTAGATGCGCTTTCCTCGCTCATCCACGACAGCAACGCATATTATATCGGTAAAAGAATGTGCGAAAAACTGCGCGAACTTATCCCACGCCAACAGTTTGATATTGCCGTTCAGGCGGCGCTTGGTGCGAAAGTCATTGCCCGCGAAACCATCAAAGCTCTACGGAAAGACGTAACCGCGAAATGTTACGGTGGCGATATTTCCCGTAAGCGTAAATTGTTGGAAAAGCAAAAAGAAGGAAAGAAAAAAATGAAGCAAATCGGTCGGGTAGAAGTACCGCAATCCGCTTTTATGGCGGTTTTGAAGTTGAATGAGTAA
- the feoB gene encoding ferrous iron transport protein B encodes MNTSKKQILLVGNPNVGKSTVFNILCNKKQKTGNYAGVTVASHSGDYEYKGEQVEVIDLPGSYSIYPTSEDEAIFSKYLIEEQHSYTGVVYILEALSLKRGLLLFQQIQDLGIPILLVVNQIDQAHRRGISIDIDQLSKELNVPVLQANAKLNQGIEELREEVYKQSFTKSETVSFDIPTEHKGLVFKILQETKEENQYKIWTLLSSETYLGKLETVHDQLNNDEVKCLVPKRLQTQETIRRYQEIDKIIGSVLAKKPQFKELLTEKLDKILVHKIWGYVIFGLVLLVIFESVFFLAEYPMNWISDFFLWFSTFVSTQLPGGPINSLISNGIIPGIGGIVVFAPQIGILLYFLYLLEDSGYMARVIFLMDRFLRPFGLNGKSIVPLVSGTACAIPAIMSTRNIENVKERLITILVTPFMTCSARLPVYSIIIGLIIPDKYFLGMSYKALALMAMYFLGFFTSLMASLILKKIIKSKGNSFLVMDLPSYKMPLFGYDFKIVLGKVWEFITGAGKIIFLFSIVIWFFSYIGPKQNPQEFVATDVKLENSYLAKMGKTIEPAIAPLGYDWKMGVGILTSFVAREVFVGTMSTLYSLDEEAPEGTIIEKMRSDVKPNGEKVFSFATGVSILFFYAFAMQCVSTLAVVYRETKSWKWMLAQLFGMSGLAYIASLFVYQILK; translated from the coding sequence ATGAACACTTCAAAAAAACAAATTCTTTTAGTCGGAAATCCCAATGTAGGAAAATCCACTGTTTTTAACATATTGTGCAACAAAAAACAAAAGACCGGTAACTATGCCGGCGTTACTGTTGCCAGCCACTCCGGCGATTACGAATATAAAGGCGAGCAGGTAGAAGTCATCGATCTTCCCGGCTCTTACAGTATTTATCCCACGTCTGAGGATGAAGCTATTTTCTCTAAATATTTAATCGAAGAACAGCACAGTTATACGGGTGTTGTTTATATCCTGGAAGCGTTAAGCCTTAAAAGAGGTTTGCTTTTATTCCAGCAGATTCAGGATCTCGGAATTCCCATACTTTTGGTGGTCAACCAAATTGATCAGGCGCATCGCCGCGGTATTTCAATTGATATTGACCAGCTTTCCAAAGAGCTGAATGTCCCGGTTTTACAGGCAAATGCGAAGTTGAACCAGGGAATTGAGGAGCTGCGCGAAGAAGTCTATAAACAAAGTTTCACCAAATCCGAAACGGTTTCTTTTGATATTCCGACCGAGCACAAAGGTTTGGTTTTCAAAATTTTACAAGAAACAAAAGAAGAAAATCAGTATAAAATCTGGACTTTGCTTTCGTCGGAAACGTATTTGGGGAAACTGGAAACTGTCCACGATCAGCTTAATAACGATGAGGTTAAATGTTTGGTACCGAAAAGGTTACAAACTCAGGAAACGATCAGACGTTATCAGGAAATCGATAAAATTATTGGCAGTGTTTTAGCCAAAAAACCGCAGTTTAAAGAATTGCTTACCGAAAAGCTCGATAAGATTTTGGTTCACAAAATCTGGGGCTATGTAATTTTTGGGCTTGTTTTACTGGTTATTTTCGAAAGTGTCTTTTTCCTGGCGGAATATCCGATGAACTGGATTTCTGATTTTTTCCTCTGGTTTTCCACATTTGTCAGCACTCAACTTCCGGGAGGTCCGATAAATTCTCTGATTTCAAACGGTATTATTCCCGGAATTGGCGGCATCGTAGTTTTTGCCCCTCAAATTGGCATTTTATTGTATTTTCTCTATTTGCTGGAAGATTCGGGCTACATGGCGCGTGTAATTTTTCTGATGGACCGCTTTCTGCGTCCATTTGGCTTGAACGGAAAAAGTATTGTACCACTGGTTTCCGGAACGGCGTGTGCCATTCCTGCCATCATGTCAACCAGAAATATTGAAAACGTAAAAGAAAGGCTCATTACCATTCTCGTAACGCCGTTTATGACGTGTTCCGCGCGGCTTCCGGTTTACAGTATCATCATCGGATTGATTATTCCTGACAAATATTTTCTTGGGATGAGTTACAAGGCATTGGCTTTAATGGCGATGTATTTCCTCGGATTTTTCACTTCTTTGATGGCGTCATTAATTCTGAAAAAAATTATTAAAAGCAAAGGAAATTCCTTCCTTGTTATGGATTTACCTTCCTACAAAATGCCGCTTTTCGGGTATGATTTTAAAATTGTGCTGGGCAAAGTTTGGGAATTTATCACCGGCGCCGGCAAAATTATTTTCCTGTTCAGTATCGTGATCTGGTTTTTCAGCTATATAGGACCGAAACAAAATCCGCAGGAATTTGTGGCGACGGATGTAAAACTGGAAAATTCTTACCTGGCAAAGATGGGAAAAACCATTGAACCCGCTATCGCACCTTTAGGTTACGACTGGAAAATGGGCGTCGGAATTTTGACAAGTTTTGTGGCGCGCGAGGTGTTTGTCGGCACAATGTCAACGCTTTACAGCCTGGATGAGGAAGCGCCCGAAGGAACCATTATCGAAAAAATGCGCAGCGATGTGAAACCGAACGGCGAAAAGGTCTTTAGTTTTGCGACCGGTGTTTCCATCCTGTTTTTCTATGCTTTTGCCATGCAATGTGTCTCCACTTTAGCCGTTGTATATAGAGAAACCAAATCCTGGAAATGGATGTTGGCACAACTTTTCGGCATGTCTGGCCTGGCATATATTGCCTCGCTGTTTGTTTATCAAATCTTAAAATAA
- a CDS encoding cupin-like domain-containing protein, producing the protein MGLHLQPIDVVETISAEDFREKYLLPRKPVVIKDLARNWPAYQKWTMDYMKETVGDVEVPLYDSSKADPAAPINAATTKMKFADYIDLIKEKPTDLRIFLFDPIKSAPQLLEDYIAPKDLMGGFLDKYPNMFFGGEGSETFLHYDIDLAHIFHTHFNGRKHILLFANKWKSRLYKIPYATYALEDYDITNPDFEEFPALEGVQGIECFLEHGDTLFMPTGWWHYMKYLDGSFSISQRAWDKSWGVKARSLWNLTVQRNFDNFMKGRFKKRYMDWKEKKAIERANYALKRGLPK; encoded by the coding sequence ATGGGACTACACTTACAGCCAATCGATGTCGTGGAAACGATTTCTGCAGAAGATTTCCGCGAGAAATACCTGCTTCCGAGAAAACCTGTTGTCATCAAAGATTTAGCACGAAACTGGCCTGCTTATCAAAAATGGACCATGGATTATATGAAGGAAACTGTGGGCGACGTGGAAGTTCCATTGTATGATTCTTCGAAAGCGGATCCCGCGGCTCCCATCAATGCAGCAACTACGAAAATGAAGTTCGCTGATTACATCGATTTAATTAAAGAAAAACCTACTGATCTGCGCATTTTTCTCTTTGATCCCATAAAATCGGCTCCGCAGCTTCTGGAAGATTATATCGCTCCCAAAGATTTAATGGGCGGTTTTCTGGATAAATATCCGAACATGTTTTTCGGTGGCGAAGGTTCGGAAACCTTTCTGCATTATGATATCGATTTAGCGCATATTTTCCACACGCATTTTAACGGCAGAAAGCATATTTTGCTTTTCGCCAATAAATGGAAAAGCCGCCTGTACAAAATTCCTTATGCAACTTACGCGCTGGAAGATTACGATATTACAAATCCGGATTTTGAAGAATTTCCGGCTTTGGAAGGCGTGCAGGGAATTGAATGTTTTCTTGAACACGGCGATACCTTATTTATGCCGACTGGCTGGTGGCACTACATGAAATATCTGGACGGAAGTTTTTCCATCTCGCAGCGCGCCTGGGACAAATCCTGGGGCGTAAAAGCGCGTTCTCTTTGGAACCTTACGGTGCAGCGGAATTTCGACAATTTCATGAAAGGCAGATTCAAAAAAAGATATATGGACTGGAAAGAGAAAAAAGCGATTGAGCGCGCCAATTATGCTTTAAAAAGAGGTTTACCGAAATAA
- a CDS encoding M14 family zinc carboxypeptidase — protein sequence MKFKLLFLLLLSNLVSAQNNFPTPYEKGNGNQTTTYAEMVKYYDDLAKNFKTISVQNFGTDDNGEPLKVVIFENANYTNAPVILINNGIHPGEPDGIDATMMLMRDLATGTISAKNLKIVAIEAYNISGMLRRGSFSRANQNGPEEYGFRGNARNYDLNRDFVKNDTKNSEAFQQIFQFFKPIYFIDNHVSNGADYQYLFTYISTNKERLGDQLGHYFNEKMQPEILKNIAKKGILTTPYVNIHGDSPDEGFPAFMDSPRYATGYTTLFNTLGTVAETHMLKPYNERVRATYEYMLSSINYTQKHAKEIQQKMAENAANFLPGKKYPIQWKIDSTKFRLIDFKGFEAGKKASGVSGKPRLFYDRTKPFTRKVKFYNEYQATKEIQIPNYYVIPKSENKVIEYLKRNNIQMKELAQDSTISVELYRIADYKTVKNPYEGHYLHFDTQTKSEFKNQNFRKGDVLVSTRQPGVKYLLETLEPAATDSFFNWNFFDGILGQKEYFSDYVFEDTAAELLKKDSALRTAFELEKIANPELAKDGNKQLQWIYKHSPYYENSVGLYPIFRIL from the coding sequence ATGAAATTCAAATTACTGTTTCTTCTATTACTTTCAAACCTGGTTTCAGCACAAAATAACTTCCCCACACCCTACGAAAAAGGCAACGGAAACCAAACCACCACTTACGCAGAAATGGTAAAATATTACGATGATTTGGCCAAAAATTTCAAAACCATCAGCGTTCAGAATTTCGGAACCGATGATAACGGCGAACCTTTAAAAGTGGTGATTTTCGAGAATGCTAATTATACAAATGCGCCTGTAATCCTTATCAACAACGGAATTCATCCCGGTGAACCCGACGGAATCGATGCCACCATGATGCTGATGCGCGATTTGGCCACCGGAACAATTTCCGCTAAAAACCTTAAGATTGTTGCAATTGAAGCTTATAATATTTCCGGCATGTTGCGCCGCGGAAGTTTTTCACGCGCGAATCAAAACGGGCCGGAAGAATATGGTTTTCGTGGAAACGCGCGCAACTACGATTTGAACCGCGATTTCGTTAAAAACGACACCAAAAATTCCGAGGCATTTCAGCAAATTTTTCAGTTTTTTAAACCGATTTATTTCATCGACAATCACGTCAGTAACGGTGCAGATTATCAATATTTATTCACCTACATTTCTACAAATAAAGAAAGATTGGGCGATCAACTCGGTCACTATTTCAACGAAAAAATGCAACCTGAAATCCTGAAGAATATTGCGAAAAAAGGGATTTTGACCACGCCTTATGTCAATATTCATGGTGATTCTCCGGACGAAGGTTTTCCGGCTTTTATGGATTCACCGCGCTATGCCACCGGTTACACCACGCTTTTCAATACTTTGGGAACCGTGGCAGAAACACATATGCTAAAACCGTATAACGAAAGAGTTCGCGCAACTTACGAATATATGTTGAGTTCCATTAATTATACGCAGAAGCACGCGAAAGAAATTCAGCAAAAAATGGCCGAAAATGCGGCGAATTTTTTACCCGGGAAAAAATATCCAATCCAGTGGAAAATCGACAGCACAAAATTTAGACTCATCGATTTTAAAGGTTTTGAAGCCGGAAAAAAAGCCAGCGGAGTTTCCGGAAAACCCAGATTATTTTACGACCGTACAAAACCTTTCACCCGAAAAGTGAAATTTTACAATGAATATCAAGCGACGAAAGAAATTCAAATCCCGAATTATTACGTCATCCCAAAATCAGAAAATAAAGTCATCGAATATCTAAAACGCAACAATATTCAAATGAAAGAACTCGCGCAGGATTCAACCATTAGCGTGGAGCTTTATCGTATCGCAGATTATAAAACCGTAAAAAATCCTTACGAAGGCCATTATTTACATTTCGATACGCAGACAAAATCAGAATTTAAAAACCAAAATTTCCGGAAAGGTGATGTTCTCGTTTCCACGAGACAGCCCGGGGTAAAATACCTGCTGGAAACTTTGGAACCAGCTGCGACAGATTCTTTCTTCAACTGGAATTTTTTCGACGGCATTTTGGGGCAAAAAGAATATTTTTCAGATTATGTTTTCGAAGATACCGCTGCAGAACTGCTGAAAAAAGATTCGGCGCTGCGAACCGCTTTTGAACTGGAAAAAATTGCAAATCCTGAACTTGCTAAAGATGGCAACAAGCAGCTGCAATGGATTTATAAACATTCGCCGTATTACGAAAATTCGGTGGGTTTATACCCAATTTTCCGGATTTTGTAA
- a CDS encoding TonB-dependent receptor, with amino-acid sequence MRKISTFFAVFFAVLAWAQSTISGKVIDNEGQPVSSASVTVEEPGKDAIIAFSITNAKGEYKVVFTSAEQNVDLKIKAFNQKPLQKTVKNENQSQNFTLQPDVTEIKEVKLKAKMITKRGDTISYDIKAFESKSDRTLADVLKKVPGIEVNKDGTVLYQGEPINKFYVNGKDLMEGGYGTINNSLPTGAVQKIEVMENHQPVKILQDKVPSENAALNIKLKKSVTMTGRGEVGVGLEPFLWNLKLTPMFFGQKNQWVVNYKTNNNGESVEREGNLLSFGSRWEGRRGQASPNYWLSVDKASVPNIPEKRYLMNNVHFFSANLLTNPFKNKEWELKANTSYTNNAISRESFRETTYEQDTDFFKAGKITTTESNNFYSSAAKGELIFTKNAKKGFFKNTTTWNGFWNDDRGNSRTMYDMAVPDPNLKDISIAEAMNAPTGIIKNSLSTIIPWKEKLVNFMSYLSYQSDRQKLAAVYDNFYDLDNVFGTHFNRLDQNIALKTIEANHSASVGFSYKKWTITPEVGLNLSFNEMNSQLYGDGQLLDRPFQNDLRWNEINPYTSVGFNYKGQALNLSINLPLNMYGMDYKDVLRNEDSEISRTVFEPTFYGSYDFASFWKLSGYGGINYNYGNFGSVYEGQILTSPKSLNFRDSNLLPENRNINSTARLEYRNPLNNLFFNVRYGYNVANRNIITKTRPFASGASSVALEYFDNNSYSQTESAEIGKYFPKFKTNASASFSNRDSNSYSILVDNNNVDNLIESKNNTQSVAFKFNNTYFSWMSLDYNISLNWNKNSDDYRNNVNKSSGWNHNLNLYLYPLENHTIGFVWDDVSTTQGATTLRNPFYDLSYQYTWAKKKIDFEIKWLNIANKKVYETIGYNTTYFSTTRNSIEIRPSQVMFTVKFNFK; translated from the coding sequence ATGAGAAAAATTTCGACCTTTTTTGCTGTTTTTTTTGCTGTATTAGCTTGGGCACAATCTACCATTTCCGGTAAAGTTATTGATAATGAAGGCCAGCCGGTTTCCAGCGCCAGTGTGACGGTGGAAGAACCCGGAAAAGATGCCATTATCGCTTTTTCAATCACCAATGCGAAGGGCGAGTACAAAGTTGTTTTTACCTCAGCGGAGCAGAATGTGGATTTAAAAATTAAAGCTTTTAACCAAAAGCCTCTTCAAAAAACTGTTAAAAACGAAAATCAAAGCCAAAACTTTACGCTGCAGCCCGATGTAACGGAAATTAAAGAAGTAAAACTAAAGGCGAAGATGATCACCAAACGCGGCGACACCATTTCGTACGACATCAAAGCTTTTGAAAGCAAATCTGACCGTACGCTAGCAGATGTTTTAAAGAAAGTTCCGGGAATCGAGGTTAACAAAGACGGTACAGTACTTTACCAGGGCGAACCGATTAATAAATTTTACGTCAACGGGAAAGATTTGATGGAAGGCGGCTACGGAACGATTAATAATTCGTTGCCTACAGGCGCTGTACAGAAAATCGAGGTGATGGAAAATCACCAACCCGTGAAAATTCTACAGGATAAAGTTCCCTCCGAAAACGCTGCCCTGAACATTAAACTAAAAAAGTCGGTGACGATGACCGGCCGCGGTGAAGTAGGCGTCGGCCTGGAACCTTTTTTATGGAATCTTAAATTAACACCGATGTTTTTCGGCCAGAAAAACCAGTGGGTGGTCAATTATAAAACCAATAATAATGGCGAAAGTGTAGAACGGGAAGGAAACTTGCTATCCTTTGGCAGCCGCTGGGAGGGCAGAAGAGGTCAGGCTTCACCAAATTACTGGTTAAGCGTCGATAAAGCTTCGGTTCCGAACATTCCGGAAAAGCGTTATTTGATGAATAATGTGCATTTTTTCTCCGCCAACTTGCTGACAAATCCATTTAAAAATAAAGAATGGGAACTGAAGGCGAACACCAGTTATACCAATAACGCCATCAGCCGAGAATCTTTCCGTGAAACGACCTATGAACAGGACACGGACTTTTTCAAAGCCGGGAAAATCACCACTACAGAATCCAATAATTTTTACAGCAGCGCGGCAAAAGGTGAATTAATATTTACCAAAAATGCAAAAAAAGGCTTCTTTAAAAATACCACAACCTGGAACGGTTTCTGGAACGATGACCGCGGAAACAGCCGAACAATGTACGATATGGCGGTGCCGGACCCGAATTTAAAAGATATTTCTATCGCTGAAGCGATGAACGCCCCAACCGGAATCATCAAAAACTCTTTGAGCACCATTATTCCGTGGAAGGAGAAACTGGTAAACTTTATGAGCTACCTTTCTTATCAAAGCGACCGACAAAAATTGGCGGCTGTTTATGATAATTTTTACGATTTGGATAATGTTTTCGGAACGCACTTTAACCGATTAGACCAAAATATTGCTTTAAAAACAATAGAAGCCAACCATTCCGCTTCCGTTGGGTTTTCTTATAAAAAGTGGACGATTACGCCCGAAGTTGGTTTGAACCTTTCATTTAATGAAATGAATTCCCAGCTGTATGGCGATGGCCAACTTTTGGACCGACCATTTCAAAATGATTTGAGATGGAACGAAATCAATCCGTACACTTCTGTAGGCTTTAATTACAAAGGGCAAGCACTGAACTTAAGCATCAACCTCCCGCTGAATATGTACGGCATGGATTACAAAGATGTTTTGCGAAATGAAGATTCCGAAATCAGTCGAACAGTTTTTGAACCCACTTTTTATGGAAGTTATGATTTCGCTTCTTTCTGGAAATTATCCGGCTACGGCGGCATTAATTATAATTACGGAAATTTCGGTTCCGTGTACGAAGGTCAGATTTTAACCAGCCCGAAATCGCTGAATTTCCGCGACAGCAATCTTTTGCCGGAAAACAGAAATATCAATTCTACCGCGCGTTTGGAATATAGAAATCCTTTGAACAACTTGTTCTTCAATGTACGTTATGGTTATAATGTGGCGAACCGCAACATCATCACGAAAACGCGTCCTTTTGCTTCAGGTGCGTCATCCGTAGCGTTGGAATATTTCGATAATAATTCTTATTCCCAGACAGAAAGCGCTGAAATCGGCAAATATTTCCCGAAATTTAAAACCAATGCTTCCGCAAGTTTCAGCAACCGCGACAGTAATTCTTACAGTATTTTGGTGGATAATAACAATGTGGATAATCTTATAGAAAGTAAAAATAACACTCAAAGCGTTGCGTTTAAATTCAACAACACTTATTTTTCATGGATGAGTCTGGATTATAATATTTCGTTGAACTGGAATAAAAACAGCGATGATTACCGGAACAATGTGAATAAATCTTCAGGTTGGAATCACAATTTGAACCTTTATTTATATCCGCTGGAAAATCACACCATTGGTTTTGTTTGGGATGATGTTTCGACAACGCAAGGCGCCACTACGCTTCGAAACCCTTTCTATGATTTGTCTTACCAATATACGTGGGCGAAAAAGAAAATAGATTTTGAAATAAAATGGCTGAATATCGCCAATAAAAAAGTGTATGAAACCATTGGTTACAATACCACCTATTTTTCTACAACACGAAACAGCATCGAAATCCGACCAAGCCAAGTGATGTTTACCGTGAAATTTAATTTTAAGTAA
- a CDS encoding DinB family protein, giving the protein METLPFLKQEFEQEYETTKKFLEIYPDGKNDYQPHEKSMKLMSLATHIVEIFGWPEVVMKTEKIDFAAGDYKPTILHDREGLQQKFEEVATISREILENSTEDQLEGKWSMSMGELTLAEFDKYGAIRHALNQIVHHRAQLGVYYRLNNIPLPASYGPSADHETF; this is encoded by the coding sequence ATGGAAACTTTACCGTTTTTAAAGCAAGAATTTGAGCAGGAATACGAAACCACCAAGAAATTCCTCGAAATCTATCCCGATGGTAAAAACGATTACCAACCCCACGAAAAAAGCATGAAGCTGATGTCGCTTGCCACGCATATTGTGGAAATTTTTGGCTGGCCCGAAGTGGTTATGAAAACTGAAAAAATAGATTTTGCTGCCGGCGATTACAAACCGACAATCTTGCACGATCGCGAAGGACTTCAGCAAAAGTTCGAAGAAGTTGCGACAATCAGCAGAGAAATTTTAGAGAACAGCACCGAAGACCAGCTGGAAGGAAAATGGAGCATGAGCATGGGCGAACTCACCCTGGCGGAATTCGACAAATACGGCGCAATTCGCCACGCGCTGAACCAGATTGTCCACCACCGCGCACAACTTGGCGTTTATTATCGTTTAAATAATATTCCGCTGCCGGCAAGTTACGGACCGAGCGCGGACCACGAAACCTTTTAA